The genomic window ctctcatctccattggtcctgttctctgttctcttgatcctgttctctcctctctcttggtcctgttctctcctctctcttggtcctgttctctgttctctcctctctcttggtcatgttctctgttctctcctctctcttggtcctgttctctgttctctcctctatcttGGTCCTGTtatctgttctctcctctatcttggtcctgttctctgttctcttggtcctgttctgttctctcctctctctttgtcatGTTCTCagttctcttggtcctgttctctgttctctcatctccattggtcctgttctctgttctctgttctccttagtgggagacagcagaccctccgtagtgggagacagcagaccctccgtagtgggagacagcagaccctccatagtgggagacagcagaccctccttagtgggagacagcagaccctccttagtgggagacagcagaccctccttagtgggagacagcagaccctccgtagtgggagacagcagaccctccttagtgggagacagcagaccctccgtagtgggagacagcagaccctccgtagtgggagacagcagaccctccgtagtgggagacagcagaccctccttagtgggagacagcagcaccaggtcatgtgtctacagcagaccctctgtagtgggagacagcagaccctccgtagtgggagacagcagaccctccttagtgggagacagcagaccctccgtagtgggagacagcagaccctccgtagtgggagacagcagaccctccttagtgggagacagcagaccctccgtagtgggagacagcagaccctccttagtgggagacagcagaccctccgtagtgggagacagcagaccctccgtagtgggagacagcagaccctccgtagtgggagacagcagaccctccttagtgggagacagcagaccctccttagtgggagacagcagaccctccgtagtgggagacagcagaccctccgtagtgggagacagcagaccctccttagtgggagacagcagaccctccgtagtgggagacagcagaccctccgtagtgggagacagcagaccctccttagtgggagacacagaccctccgtagtggagacagcagaccctccttagtgggagacagcagaccctccttagtgggagacagcagaccctccttagtgggagacagcagaccgtccttagtgggagacagcagaccctccgtagtgggagacagcagaccctccgtagtgggagacagcagaccctccgtagtgggagacagcagaccctccgtagtgggagacagcagaccctccttagtgggagacagcagaccctccgtagtgggagacagcagaccctccttagtgggagacagcagaccctccttagtgggagacagcagaccctccgtagtgggagacagcagcaccaggtcatgtgtctacagcagaccctccgtagtgggagacagcagaccctccttagtgggagacagcagaccctccgtagtgggagacagcagaccctccttagtgggagacagcagaccctccttagtgggagacagcagaccctccttagtgggagacagcagaccctccttagtgggagacagcagaccctccttagtgggagacagcagaccctccttagtgggagacagcagaccctccatagtgggagacagcagaccctccgtagtgggagacagcagcaccaggtcatgtgtctacagcagaccctccttagtgggagacagcagcaccaggtcatgtgtctacagcagaccctccgtagtgggagacagcagcaccaggtcatatgcgtacagcagacacttgatttcagtgttgtgtagggtgaGACCAGGTGCTGCAGATTCTTCTAATGTTTTTGCCAATTcattaatgtagatgttaaaCAGTGTTGGACTTATTGGGCAGCCCTGTTTCACTCCACGTCCCTGAGAGAAGATGTCTGTTTGCTTGTTTGCCAAATTTAACAgcacatttgtttttagtgttCACTGATTAAATAACATCATATGTTTTCCCTCCAATACCACATTATATTAGTTTATTAAAAAAAAGACCTTTgtgccaaattgaatcaaatgtTTTCTTGAAGTCTATAAAACACGAGTAGATTGTGCCTTGGTTTACTTGTTGGTCAATTAGAGTGTGGAGGGTGGAAATGTGGTCTGTTGtatgatcatttaaaaaaaatccaatcTGGCTTCTGCTCAGGACGTTGTGTTCATCAAggaaatggtgtcgtctgcgatTTATGATGCCGCAGAGAATTTAACTCTTTGGACTCATCACAtgagctgctgctactgtttatgaTCTATCCTGTtccctagtcactttatccctacctatatctacctcaatgacctcgtacccctgcacatcaactcagtactggtacctcgtgtatatagccaagttattacctcgtaccccagcacatcaactcagtactggtacctcgtgtatatagtcaagttattacctcgtaccccagcacatcaactcagtactggtacctcgtgtatatagtcaagttattacctcgtaccccagcacatcaactcagtactggtacctcgtgtatatagtcaagttattacctcgtaccccagcacatcaactcagtactggtaccccgtgtatatagccaagttattacctcgtacccctgcacatcaactcagtactggtacctcgtgtatatagccaagttattacctcgtacccctgcacatcaactcagtactggtacctcgtgtatatagccaagttattacctcgtaccccagcacatcaactcggtactggtacctcgtgtatatagtcaagttattacctcgtacccctgcacatcaactcagtactggtaccccgtgtatatagccaagttattacctcgtacccctgcacatcaactcagtactggtaccccgtgtatatagccaagttattacctcgtacccctgcacatcaactcagtactggtaccccgtgtatatagccaagttattacctcgtacccctgcacatcaactcagtactggtacctcgtgtatatagccaagttattacctcgtacccctgcacatcaactcagtactggtacctcgtgtatatagccaagttattacctcgtaccccagcacatcaactcggtactggtacctcgtgtatacagtcaagttattacctcgtaccccagcacatcaactcagtactggtacctcgtgtatatagccaagttattacctggtaccccgtgtatatagccaagatattacctcgtaccccagcacatcaactcagtactggtacctcgtgtatatagtcaagttattacctcgtaccccagcacatcaactcagtactggtacctcgtgtatatagccaagttattacctcgtacccctgcacatcaactgagtactggtacctcgtgtatatagccaagttattacctggtaccccgtgtatatagccaagatattacctcgtaccccagcacatcaactcagtactggtacctcgtgtatatagtcaagttattacctcgtaccccagcacatcaactcagtactggtacctcgtgtatatagtcaagttattacctcgtacccctgcacatcaactcagtactggtacctcgtgtatatagtcaagttattacctcgtacccctgcacatcaactcagtactggtacctcgtgtatatagccaagttattacctcgtacccctgcacatcaactcagtactggtacctcgtgtatatagtcaagttattacctcgtacccctgcacatcaactcagtactggtacctcgtgtatatagtcaagttattacctcgtacccctgcacatcaactcagtactggtacctcgtgtatatagtcaagttattacctcgtaccccagcacatcaactcagtactggtacctcgtgtatatagtcaagttattacctcgtaccccagcacatcaactcagtactggtacctcgtgtatacagccaagttatcgttactcattatCGTTATTCCTGGTGTTATTATCTTTtctatatttttctctctgcattgttgggaagggcccgtcagtcagcatttcactgttagtctacacctgttgtttacaatgtgacaaataacaaacatttgatttgagtccttatgtgtgtgtctgagtgcacgcatctgtacgtgtgtgtgtgtgtgtatgcctctgtacgtgtttgactgtgtgtgtgtgtgtgcctccctACCTGCAGTATCAGTAACATCTGTATGATAGAGGGGGGGACACGGGCGCGGGGGCGGGACAGGGCGTCCTCCAGCTTGATGTTCAGAGTGATAATGCTCCTGAAGTGAAGCAGGGCCAGCTGCCGCACCGACGGCTCCTTACCCTGGTGGAGATTACACACAGAGATTACACACAGAGATTACACACAGAGATTACACACAGAGATTACACACAGAgattacacacagagacatgcacacacatagaaacacatggagagagagacaaacacacacctacacacagagaTTACACCCAGAGATTACACACAGAGACTtgcacacacatagaaacacatggagagagagacagacacacacctacacacagagattacacacagagacatgcacacacatagaaacacatggagagagacagagagagagacacacctacacacagaaacacacacacacagagagagagagagacagagagagacacacctacacacagaaacacacacacacacagagagagagagagagagagagagagagagagagagagagagagagagagagagagagagagagagagagagagagagagagagagagagagagagagagagagagagagagagagagagagagagagagagagagagagagagagagagagagagagagagagagagagagactagagagagagagagagagaccatgcttAGGGCCACTCAACACTATTGTATGTTGAAATGCTTTTGGAAAATCTATCAAATTCTCCTAATTTGTTTTGGAAAACTCTGTTGTGTAAGAATGTGCACTGGACTGTTcacaaaatacagtgccttgtgaaagtattcggcccccttgaactttgcgaccttttgccacatttcaggcttcaaacataaagatataaaactgtatttttttgtgaagaatcaacaacaagtgggacacaatcatgaagtggaacgacatttattggatatttcaaactttttttaacaaatcaaaaaccgaAAAATGCAAaattatctttatgtttgaagcctgaaatgtggcaaaaggtcacaaagttcaagggggccgaatactttcgcaaggcactgtaacttacTGTTCAAGTGGCTACTGTATGTTGCTTTTTAGTTGTCTGAATACCACGGAAACACTACAGGGAGAAGTaaccagtgcttgacttgggcaggagctcaccggagcGGATCACCAGCACCTCACATGTTCTACTGCTGGAGCTGCTGTTcgtcttatagaatattagctcacaagtattgtggagctccggCAACTAAATATAGACAGTGCTGACACCCAAAATGAGTAACTGTACCTGTACTGGGTAGAAGATAGCCTGAAGCATGGACAGAACATCACAGAAGAAGAAGTCCCACGTCTCTGCCAAGGAGTCCAATAGCTTCTGACCTGGAGACAACCAGGAAG from Oncorhynchus masou masou isolate Uvic2021 unplaced genomic scaffold, UVic_Omas_1.1 unplaced_scaffold_6588, whole genome shotgun sequence includes these protein-coding regions:
- the LOC135536737 gene encoding proline-rich protein 5-like, which encodes MVILRDKMRFYEGQKLLDSLAETWDFFFCDVLSMLQAIFYPVQGKEPSVRQLALLHFRSIITLNIKLEDALSRPRARVPPSIIQMLLILQ